Proteins encoded together in one Lathyrus oleraceus cultivar Zhongwan6 chromosome 5, CAAS_Psat_ZW6_1.0, whole genome shotgun sequence window:
- the LOC127085430 gene encoding uncharacterized protein LOC127085430, with product MSFTSVHHLSSFTFTQIIVFGFGIAFLHSIQNLTEYKMLKQSPNRNMRTNGYKVKQGLKVFTLIAAAIWLLYQLKHSHETKVLGRKGFQFWMKNSYELMGGEKKRKSDIIMEENIGLGKDIVDRDRVEEEEPEEIENVVDEEDEEENEAMEEDMMSLLEYQVEKDTQATTKRHRKETRVL from the exons ATGTCGTTCACGAGTGTTCACCATCTATCTTCTTTCACTTTCACTCAGATTATCGTCTTTGGCTTTGGCATTGCTTTCCTCCACTCAATACAGAATCTCACAG AGTACAAGATGTTGAAGCAATCACCTAACAGAAACATGAGGACAAATGGCTACAAGGTAAAACAAGGTCTTAAAGTGTTTACTTTAATAGCTGCTGCCATTTGGTTGTTATACCAACTCAAACACTCACATGAAACCAAAGTACTTGGAAGGAAAGGGTTTCAATTTTGGATGAAAAATTCTTATGAGTTGATGGGTGGtgaaaaaaagagaaaaagtgATATTATAATGGAAGAAAACATTGGTTTGGGTAAGGATATTGTTGATCGAGATCGAGTGGAAGAGGAAGAACCTGAGGAAATAGAGAATGTGGTTGAcgaagaagacgaagaagaaaaTGAAGCGATGGAAGAAGATATGATGAGCTTATTAGAATATCAAGTTGAGAAAGACACACAAGCAACAACGAAAAGGCATCGCAAAGAGACTCGTGTACTATGA
- the LOC127078685 gene encoding uncharacterized mitochondrial protein AtMg00810-like, translated as MDDSIFISQSKYVKNIMKKFGMENASHKRTYAPTNLKLSKDEKGVNVDQSLYKSMIGSLLYFTASRPDITFVVGVCARYQAEPKMSHINQVKRIMKYINGTSDYGMLYSHVYNSILVGYCNAHWACNVDDRKSTLEGWFFLGTI; from the coding sequence ATGGATGATTCTATCTTCATCTCTCAAAGTAAATATGTCAAGAATATAATGAAGAAGTTTGGTATGGAGAATGCTAGTCACAAGAGGACATATGCACCTACAAATTTGAAGTTATCTAAAGATGAAAAAGGTGTTAATGTGGATCAAAGTCTGTACAAGAGCATGATTGGTAGCCTATTATACTTTACAGCTAGCAGACCTGACATCAcatttgttgtaggtgtttgtgcaAGATATCAAGCTGAGCCTAAAATGAGTCACATCAATCAAGTGAAGAGGATTATGAAGTATATCAACGGTACAAGTGACTATGGCATGTTATACTCTCATGTATATAACTCCATACTTGTAGGGTATTGCAATGCACATTGGGCATGTAATGTTGACGATAGGAAAAGCACTCTAGAAGGTTGGTTCTTCTTAGGAACAATCTga
- the LOC127083944 gene encoding provicilin-like — translation MAATTMKASFPLLMVLGIAFLASVCVSSRSDQDNPFIFESKRFQTLFENENGHIRLLQKFDQRSKIFENLQNYRLLEYKSKPHTIFLPQQTDADFILVVLSGKAILTVLKPNDRDSFNLERGDTIKLPAGTIAYLVNRDDEDELRVLDLAIPVNRPGQIQSFLLSGNQNQQSILSGFSKNILEASFNTDYEEIEKILLEEHEKETHHRRGLRDKRQQSQEKNVIVKVSKKQIEELSKNAKSSSKKSVSSRSEPFNLRSSDPIYSNKYGKFFEITPKKNPQLQDLDIFVNYVEIKEGSLLLPHYNSRAIVIVTVNEGKGDFELVGQRNENQQGLREEDDEEEEQREEETKKQVQSYKAKLTPGDVFVIPAGHPVAVRASSNLNLLGFGINAENNQRNFLAGEEDNVISQIQKPVKDLTFPGSAQEVDRLLENQKQSYFANAQPQQRETRSQEIKEHLYSILGAF, via the exons ATGGCTGCTACAACAATGAAAGCTTCATTTCCACTTTTGATGGTGCTGGGAATTGCTTTCCTAGCTTCAGTATGTGTTTCTTCTAGATCCGATCAAGATAACCCATTTATCTTTGAGTCTAAAAGGTTCCAAACTCTTTTCGAGAATGAAAACGGTCACATTCGTCTTCTCCAAAAGTTTGATCAGCGTTCTAAAATATTTGAGAATCTTCAAAATTACCGTCTTTTGGAATATAAGTCAAAACCTCACACCATATTTCTTCCACAACAAACGGATGCAGATTTCATTCTTGTTGTCCTTAGCG GAAAAGCTATACTCACAGTGTTGAAACCCAACGACAGAGACTCTTTTAATCTTGAGCGTGGAGATACCATAAAACTTCCTGCGGGCACTATTGCTTATTTGGTTAATCGAGATGATGAAGACGAACTTAGAGTATTGGATCTTGCGATCCCCGTAAATAGACCCGGTCAAATTCAG TCTTTCTTATTGTCTGGAAATCAGAACCAACAATCTATCTTATCTGGATTCAGCAAGAACATTCTAGAAGCTTCCTTCAAT ACGGATTATGAAGAGATAGAGAAGATTCTCTTAGAAGAGCATGAGAAAGAGACACATCACAGAAGAGGCCTTAGGGATAAGAGACAACAGAGCCAAGAAAAGAATGTAATAGTCAAAGTATCAAAGAAACAAATTGAAGAATTAAGTAAAAACGCAAAGTCTAGCTCCAAAAAAAGTGTATCTTCTCGATCAGAACCATTCAACTTGAGAAGTAGTGATCCTATCTATTCCAACAAATATGGTAAATTCTTTGAGATCACTCCAAAGAAAAATCCACAACTTCAAGACTTGGATATATTTGTCAATTATGTGGAAATTAAAGAG GGGTCTCTATTGTTGCCACACTATAATTCAAGGGCCATAGTGATAGTAACAGTTAATGAAGGAAAAGGGGACTTTGAACTTGTGGGTCAAAGAAATGAGAATCAACAAGGCTTGAGAGAAGAAGATGACGAGGAAGAGGAGCAAAGAGAAGAAGAGACAAAGAAGCAAGTGCAAAGTTACAAAGCTAAGTTGACTCCAGGTGATGTTTTTGTAATTCCCGCAGGTCATCCTGTTGCCGTAAGAGCTTCATCAAATCTCAATTTGCTTGGATTTGGTATCAATGCTGAAAACAACCAGAGAAACTTCCTTGCAG GTGAGGAGGACAATGTGATAAGTCAGATACAGAAACCAGTGAAAGATCTTACATTCCCTGGATCAGCTCAAGAGGTTGACAGGCTACTAGAGAATCAAAAACAATCTTATTTTGCAAATGCTCAACCTCAACAAAGAGAGACAAGAAGCCAAGAAATAAAGGAACATCTGTATTCAATTTTGGGGGCCTTTTAA
- the LOC127078686 gene encoding uncharacterized protein LOC127078686: MSKQSALTPIVVSKDDSTSSPMKARVTSSITMVAPSEVVLNVVPLSMLPCPVPIHKKVRTSSAKKAKATAVSKSPKQCIVVKKAHSMISLYVEPFQYANVESNVNTSTKEAIGSKHLSRVEPSASFVSEKVNPNVNEAKKVSIDKSIRRLVATVLKETRSGDTPDVTTSLHQAEHPAETIPENPIGGCDNDSISTEYDKDVSPDNLVSMTVEEKQDVSGEEENPSRRKEKYIIIVNIDELNSDEETIAKNLSPDIAKRMKNRRIKAVMNEGMPSKIAKKKDVVGPTKIWSKVGAPTKKRKEISYSESNYDVEHDVQDIIPQKKVAVRKIHVNVLKVPLDNISFHSIDNVEKCQRRLALERELGQDALKCKEVM; the protein is encoded by the coding sequence ATGTCGAAACAATCTGCTTTAACACCCATCGTCGTCTCAAAGGACGACTCAACTTCATCCCCCATGAAAGCTAGGGTTACTTCCTCTATTACAATGGTGGCCCCCTCCGAGGTGGTCCTTAATGTAGTTCCTTTGTCAATGCTTCCATGCCCTGTCCCTATTCACAAGAAGGTAAGAACTTCATCTGCAAAGAAAGCTAAGGCAACTGCTGTGAGTAAGTCTCCCAAACAATGTATTGTTGTCAAGAAAGCTCATTCTATGATAAGTCTTTATGTTGAACCCTTTCAATATGCTAATGTTGAATCTAATGTCAATACTTCTACTAAAGAGGCTATTGGGTCAAAACATCTTAGTAGAGTGGAACCCTCTGCTTCATTTGTATCGGAAAAGGTAAACCCTAATGTGAATGAGGCCAAAAAAGTTTCCATTGATAAAAGTATCCGCAGGTTAGTGGCTACTGTTCTGAAGGAAACTAGGTCTGGTGATACGCCTGATGTTACAACATCTTTGCACCAAGCTGAGCATCCAGCTGAAACCATCCCTGAAAACCCTATTGGTGGTTGTGATAATGACTCCATCTCAACTGAGTATGATAAAGATGTGTCTCCTGATAACCTTGTGTCTATGACTGTTGAGGAGAAGCAGGATGTGTCGGGTGAGGAGGAAAACCCTAGTAGAAGGAAAGAAAAATATATTATCATTGTGAATATTGATGAGTTGAACTCGGATGAAGAAACCATTGCTAAGAATCTATCCCCTGATATTGCCAAGAGGATGAAGAATAGAAGAATCAAGGCTGTGATGAATGAAGGAATGCCCTCTAAGattgccaagaagaaagatgtTGTTGGTCCCACCAAAATATGGAGCAAAGTTGGGGCTCCTACTAAGAAGAGGAAGGAGATATCTTATAGTGAATCTAATTATGATGTTGAACATGATGTCCAGGACATCATCCCACAGAAGAAAGTAGCGGTGAGAAAGATACATGTGAATGTTCTTAAGGTGCCTTTAGATAATATCTCATTCCACTCTATTGATAATGTGGAGAAATGCCAGAGAAGGCTAGCTCTAGAAAGGGAACTTGGACAAGATGCACTTAAGTGCAAGGAAGTTATGTAG